The Manduca sexta isolate Smith_Timp_Sample1 chromosome 3, JHU_Msex_v1.0, whole genome shotgun sequence DNA window GAGATCTCAATTAACATCTGATATCCCTTCATTTCATATATCGGCTATGAAAACAATTATACTTACGGTCAGAGATGGCGACCGCTTCAGAGCCTTCGTACGCAGCCTTGCACTCGTCAACATTTACTTTGTACAGGTTGATGGTCTTCAGGGTTTGCAGTTGAGGTCCGCCTTCCTGcgaatcaaatataatatgttagatATCTCGGAGTTATGAAGTGTTATCTGATGTTATACTGGttgtaagtctctcatatgttaagagtccgcctgggtagggaccgccgcaatgtttatttctcccgacaaacagcagtgtgtaatcactgctgtagccagcgtaactactggacataataagacataacatgaAACATCTCACGTCCCAGAATGGCGAGCACAGTcgattaccaaacaatactttgtaattcaatgtgttggtgtttctactgtttatggggggtcgtattgcttaccatcaggggaacggcgagctcgtctcgtcattcaaagcaataaaaaaaattatggcttcaggaattttgatgtattttaaaaccatCGCCTCCTAGGTACAGTAGACAGCTATCGAAACTAAATAATGGCTCGTTCCATATTGGGAAAGAAAATATGACTTATGTACCACAATTTGCTCTTCAGAATAAAAACTTAAGTCACAAGACAATATCTCGACCATAAAACACGTTCGGAATACTTGCAGCCGTTTATAAAGTGTTTAACGACCGATTAATGTTTCTACAGCTAATTTTAACTGTGTTGCAAATAAATGACCCTGAACAGTGATGAACAGCtccaagaaataaaatttaaacgcaTTGCTATGCGATAACCGTTGTTAGGAATGCGCTGTTTTTATCCTGACATGAAAAATATACAGGAACATTTTTGactttatcagtcttacttataaacttgttttagcgttaagaggtggtaaagaattgcttaaataacggttaaaaacatcaccggtttcctagtttaaaccttattaaggggcaagatggcgggttttgacttacagttgacgaataaatttgtgttttaagtaaGCATAGTTTTGCGAAAATTTAAAAGACTATATTACTAAATGttgtaaataacactttaccatTAGATACCCGTACCGCAGATGTGAAAAGTGCAAGtttccaacaaaaaaatatcaataaaatttaattttattattgcacaccCTAGTTTCACTACTCAGTTATACACTATTCAGTTATACACTTACGCCACGCCATATTAacacaaaactacaaaatgatcatgAAAGAATAAAAGTGAAAAGTagttttttggtgaaaatattcattattcatgaatgatttatATCCCAATATTAGTATAGGTAAAagcgaatatgtggtttcattaatttaatactaTGTCAAAATACGTTTCATATAACGATATTTCCGGAGACCCAAACCATTTGGAACTACCGTGGTGGGTATTTCTAATTTCACCCTCCATAGTGGTTAGTGTCGCCGAAAACAAGAGTTTGATCCAacaattcaaaacaaattaaaaacaaaaagaccTCGCTCAATACCCAAAATACCAATATAGCATTATGTTGCAGCGatctttttattcaaataaactctATGATGGAATATTCACTTATATAATACCATCAACCCTTGCTGTAtaaaggagacccgtgcccagcatacGGGTCTTCTTTAATTAATCACGCTGACTACAGGAGATAGACTACATATACCTACCTTCGAAGGTCTTATGTAGAATTCTTGACTAGGTAGGTACATAGTATAATCAATAGTTTTTAATCACCAAAACAAAAATAGCGCTAATGAACACATTTGACAAAAAAGAAACCAAACAACGATGTAATATTATACCGGAAAAAATGTAATCTTGGTTAAgattcattgtaaatatttgttacctaCTTACATACGTGTTGTATCCAACTTTATGCaagatttgtgaaaatattaactCTTTATAGCTTtatcatatatgtataaaaaataatttgactgCACCCTTCCTCTACTAAAAACCACATTACTTTTTTTGGTAGTCAAAAGCTGGTGTATAACTTCTCGGGATTTTATTCTAGATGCTAATCAAGCGTCTGACAAACAATATCCACTTACATATTCGAAACCCCAGCTGACGACTTTCACAGAGCTGCCATCAGCTATACTAGTGCCCTGAGGAGGCAGGTACAGAACGTCGATAGTGCTGCTGATGCCAAGGGGAGTCTTCAACCGAACCACGGCGACATCGCCTTCTCTAGGCTTCTCCACGTAGTTGGGATACTTGATGAGCTCGTCGAACAGCACGACAACACCACCGGAGAGACTGTTGGTCGAACCAGCGCGGACCTCGAATTGGTTCAAGTTGCCACCGCTATGGaagaattaagtatattaaaaactgTTGTATGCGCAAACGGATACGGTAGATTGCGGTTTCTCTAGTTttccaaagtatttttttattgtaactcaaaagtgttttaaataggtaataaaatccacaatatataacattttgtcGGTATAAATGAGTCAGCGGTAACCGGTTCATCCTAATATGGCTTACATCGGTCATCCAATATATCCATTCCATGCTTCCCTATTCCTGTTTCCTTCAAAGCGGTCGCTTTGCAACGATTACTGAAATTAAGCCAAAATAAAATGAACCCGCAAGGAATATTTCCCTTGACTTCCTTCACAATCAGCTcgataatatcaaataattgcgTCTTCACATTCTACTTATAGGACCAATTTCATTAGAAGGAACACACAAGAATatgaattttaagtattttataatccaAAAAGTCCGCTCTGCTCTCGACAGCAAGATGTACGAAGCTATGTAGGGGTCAGAaccctcagcattgaggacatTGACGCAAGGAGGATAATCCAAAAACTTACGTAAAACAGTAGGACGTGGTGAGTACGTGCCACGACGAGCAGGGAGCCAACGCAGCGCTGTATGAGGATACCAGGGCCAGGGTAGAAGTAGGTCAGGGCGACGATGTATGGGAACTGCTCGATGGTGGTATGCTCCCCACCCACAATGCGGCTCTCGGGGGCCGCTGACACTACAGCAAAAAGCATGTGGATGTTAAAGAAGAGtgttagtagtagtagtaagaACATTGTGAGTTcgataaaaaaagtcaaaataattttctatttacgCAGAATACACATCTACCTACATAATAGTTatctatgtttgtttttttttatatgctagCTGTCGATAACAATTGCAGGGCTTTTTTATGGATACAATAAATTCTAGATTACCTACTtcgaattttttaaatacgtgaAATTAACCTGGTAGGTTTGGATCTAggaaatatatctattttaaagTTACACATTTGTTAATTTGGttaacttcaaattattttgtttataataggtgtaatgaaacaaaattacCGCCTTACTATTAAGAAGTCGTTTACAAAAAATCGCTATTATAAAcgaaattttaacttttaaaaatttggTCTATCCTTGccctaaaacaattttatgtagaactagcgacccgctctggcttcgcacgggtataacataacaaaataacagtatttctcaactatttaatggatgttattatacatataaaccttcctcttgaatcactctatctattaaaaccgcatcaaaatccattgcgtagttttaaagatttaagcatacaaagggacagagaaagcgactttgttttatactatgtagtgatgtcgactgtcgagagatgattatccccggcaatcgacacaattatggcgataattatggcggattttaacactttggatacggtgttcgctatccgggcgggtTTAAATTTATCCTAGCACCATCAAATCTATATATCGGGACTGTCCAACATTTCTCGTGAACTTTATATTCCTATGTACTTACCGGCAGCGAGCAACGCAAGCGCAACGATCAGCCCTGAGGATGCCATCGCCGTAATCTTTAATCAGgcaaatattttgttctacttatttattactcaatatatattatatttgtcagtaatttatcatattagtctaatttgttttatacgggctgttcattttgttttgttttatattgctAGTGaactataaaagtatttttgggtCAATATTAGCGGGGTGAGTGGGAGTACCTCATTTCGTTCATCACCTGAGAGGGCCATTCTAAAGTTGTTGAGAATATAAGGTAGCAATTGGCTTGCTTTATTCTGCGAGAACTATAGAGCGTCCCAATTAGTTGGTCGACAAGGTCAGCgccaagagcgtcgccagccgatggcctagggggcaagttgatatggagaatgagaaaagtataaattgtaagtaaagtcgagagcacgtGTTCCCCCTATTTCTACCGCCcagtcttcgcggggggcgactgagcagttatgttggggtaaccgttgccttacgacccgacaattgaagcGGCCCGGAccctcgggcggcggtcgggccgagtcctaaccaatgaacctaacctaagtccctacgcaacggcctaccaactaaaactctgcgttgaccctcttcggcgcataagagacgactgcgggcttcccgAGACGGCAGGtcgagtcttcgtccgcagccgcccctgcgcggtgccgccttgcggcccgtctcatAAATGTGGGAgggctcctaagccccctcGCACCGAAAGACGCTCtcagcgtccttcggtgcgaggGGGCTTAGGAGTAACCCCCGGGTGAtcccatcccgggggtcaaccgaaaaatgtgcaagaaatgcacaaaatgcactaaagcggacagccccctgctgcccgccgacgaccttcgtggcccctattagtcgcctcttacgacaggcaggggtttaccgtggtggtattctccaaacgcccccattccacagggcggtacAACCTCTGGCCCTCCTAGGTTATTCTGATCATCCGTGAGCATTTCTTAGTTTCatcaaatgaaatttaaatattatcccTTTGTATTTTAAAGCACCATGTACTATGGGCCTCGATCAGCTCATCGGAAGGAAGCTTAGATAATGTGCAACCGCAATCTCGCACGTACGCTTtatctaaaaatacaatttataatcgtAATTAATAGCATCCACCTAATCcacttaatactttaattttatactttacatTCGAACTATAAATTGCCTAAAACAGTTGTTGGCATGCTACGTAGGTGAAATAATAGCAGAAGATTAGTAGCTTGCACTTGTAGACGGACCCAGTATTTTTTTCCGGGGCGCATTCAGCGGTGCAGCATCTTTACAAGCCGTTTCTCCGGTAGTCTTATCTTACATACATCATAGGCCACGTATCGTTGATATAGTTGATGCGTCGTTAACTACACCCCTGATGAATAAAGACTATCCAGTTgcccataaatattaaaaagctcACACAAGAAATTTTGCTGAACCTAGGACTTGAACACACGATATCATAGTCCACCGATCGCATTTACTGCCACTAGACCAAGGAGgcaatgaaacattttttattcctcAAATAATTATGCTCTTACCTggtaacatttcaaaatgtcaaatatttaccAGACTCAGAGatttataggtaggtatatatcGATTATTGGTCGGCATTTCTTTCAAAGTAGTATTTAGCAATGAATGAGTAAGCAATACGCTGGATTAGAAAATATCAAGAATGATACATCTCGTTTTCGTTGTACGAAACAGAAAACCAAAATTTAAGTAATGCAAGGTTGTATTAGGCTACGGGGCAAAACCtgcaattattttagaaatattttatgatttaaaaaatataagtaattctgTCACATAATTCTCTTGTCTGTCACTTTAATTTCGAATGAATAACAGCTAAATTCNNNNNNNNNNNNNNNNNNNNNNNNNNNNNNNNNNNNNNNNNNNNNNNNNNNNNNNNNNNNNNNNNNNNNNNNNNNNNNNNNNNNNNNNNNNNNNNNNNNNNNNNNNNNNNNNNNNNNNNNNNNNNNNNNNNNNNNNNNNNNNNNNNNNNNNNNNNNNNNNNNNNNNNNNNNNNNNNNNNNNNNNNNNNNNNNNNNNNNNNNNNNNNNNNNNNNNNNNNNNNNNNNNNNNNNNNNNNNNNNNNNNNNNNNNNNNNNNNNNNNNNNNNNNNNNNNNNNNNNNNNNNNNNNNNNNNNNNNNNNNNNNNNNNNNNNNNNNNNNNNNNNNNNNNNNNNNNNNNNNNNNNNNNNNNNNNNNNNNNNNNNNNNNNNNNNNNNNNNNNNNNNNNNNNNNNNNNNNNNNNNNNNNNNNNNNNNNNNNNNNNNNNNNNNNNNNNNNNNNNNNNNNNNNNNNNNNNNNNNNNNNNNNNNNNNNNNNNNNNNNNNNNNNNNNNNNNNNNNNNTAGTTTCGGACTGTAAATAAGATTTTCAGAGCCCGAATAAACCTTACCCTTTCCTCCAATCGCGATAGTGTTGTTACCATAAAAATCACGTCATGTTCGTATCATATCGATATCCAATCGAAAAGATTATCGCCAAAACCGCGGGGCAACgctagttatataattataatctctTATTACACAGTTTAGAAAAAAGCAGTTAATTACATCTGACGATTCTcggacatcgaaccttataagCGACATAATTTGATATATAACTTGTTGCAGAACttgttaacattttaattatgtgtaatttaaatCTCGagactgctttggtggcgtagttgtactgaaTGTGCGCTACGAcagaggttctgggttcgaatcccgggtcaggcaaagtgaaaTTTTGGTTTTTCTGTATCACcccggggtctggaatttgtgaccgatatggcgataggctcgcttcctatcacatcatgggacggaacacatttggcaaAAATAAATTCTGGTTCAGTAGTGTGTATTAAAAGTTTGGGTTTGATTCCCAGATCGTTTTCGTGTAATATTTACCTGGAATTGGTTACTTTTAGGCCCTTTGAGGGTACGCAAAATTAGACAAATTGTACCTATATGACTTGAAAGATGAAGGAAGGGGGAAAGGAAAGTTCTGGTTTTTGATAATGTTCAATAAATTCTGAACTTTATATATAGTGTTATGTATCTAACTACTATCTGTGAAAATCTAAGgtaatatttaagatttataataa harbors:
- the LOC115442959 gene encoding LOW QUALITY PROTEIN: trypsin, alkaline C-like (The sequence of the model RefSeq protein was modified relative to this genomic sequence to represent the inferred CDS: inserted 2 bases in 1 codon) — protein: MASSGLIVALALLAAVSAAPESRIVGGEHTTIEQFPYIVALTYFYPGPGILIQRCVGSLXSSWHVLTTSYCFTGGNLNQFEVRAGSTNSLSGGVVVLFDELIKYPNYVEKPREGDVAVVRLKTPLGISSTIDVLYLPPQGTSIADGSSVKVVSWGFEYEGGPQLQTLKTINLYKVNVDECKAAYEGSEAVAISDRVICAKAPGRGICFGDAGAPMVIGRVVVGTASYYESCDTQDYPDLFSRIDTYTNWILSVAVAPRSDIRSPTPMP